ATAAACTATTCTAATGTGTCGTCTAATTACTATATATTTGCcacaatttttgtttgattttatttttcattttgtatttttttggtcCAAAAACAGTCAATCATTAGTGTGTGCATTAAGCAGCACTGGCCCTTGAAAGCCTCTTGAAACACAATCTAGCATGGACTGTGCTGCTACACAATTACAAACAATATCAAACACAATGGGTAGCATATATTATATTACCCTTCAAGCAGTTacaaaaccatagcagcaagCAGCTTTTGTTGGGGAACACGCtggtggaaaaataaaataaatacgcATCAACAGAAATATtcttttacaaataatggagcAGAAACTGGTGCAGCTAAGGGTGTTGAACCAGAAGATTGAACGAGACCTTCGCCTCAAGCTGGACCTGCTGGACAAAGAATTCAGGTACACGCAGCGACTGCTACAACGACGACAACGCTGGCTGCGGAGCGAGCGCGGGCGGGTGGGGATGGTGAAGGTCTGTGAGCCCAAAGCCACGGTAGGAGTGGCCATGAAAGAAATAGTCAGCCGTGCGGACGCCGAGTTTCCAAGGTCTGTGTCGGCGCCCCTGCCGAGGAGCGGGGGAGGACGCCTGCGGAGGAGCTTGTCGTTTGTGCAAGTGAAAAACATCGCCGCCATCGACACCATCTCAGAAAGGGAGGCGGAGAGGCGACGGCGGGAGGCTCGAGAGCGGGCGGAGAAGACCAGGCTCCTCCAGAGGGAGCGCTTGCACGACAAGGTGACGGAATTCATCCGGAGGCTCCAGGACAAAGAAAACGAATGGGACTGCAGATGAAGCCTAAGCAATGCATGCACTGTTTTTCATGATGCCCAAAGCTTTGTGAACCGGCGTCTCCATGAGAagcttgctgttgtttttccactctGGAGACTCTGGAAGCATCTCACCTAGAAAATAAATCACGGGTTCATCATTTCTAATAGCAGTTGGTAAATCACTTTTTCAATtattggatttattttaagaatttaatattgaaaataatttttggggGACTCTCTAATAGCTTCAGTATGGTGTCTGGAGTGCTCGATACTCGGTCACCCACCTTCACAGTCAAAGCGGACCCCCGTGGGCAGACATCTTTTGAGGTCCGTGTAGTTCAGGGTGCAGAGCAGTGTCTTCTTTTTTGGCGTGCTCAGCATGAGCACCAGGATAGAACACAGCGCGTTGCTCTCCATCACCGTAACGAACGGATGGAGCTCCTGAGTGAACAAGGCCACACGTCTGCTTTAGTAACGCCAAAAGTATCAAGCCTGCTAGCACCTATGCAGGAAGTGACCCAGTatctgtgacaaaaaaaagtcaccttCAGGAGCTTCAGCTGCTGTCCGCGGCCCTCAAAGGCATTGAGTTGTGTGCTGAGCGTGTCCAGGAAGCCCCTGAGGTCGTCCTGCAGGCTTCCCCGCTCGCTGAGCTCGCCCAGCGCGATAAACGGCGGCACGTTGTGGCGAGTGATCCTCAGCGTCGGCTTCACGTCCAACTCCAGGTTGTACGTTTTCAGGTAGACGCCCTCGTAGGCCGTCGACAGAGTCACGCACACGCCTTTCCCTCTGCGGGTCTCTGTGATGTCGTAGCCGCCTGGCAATGGGAGAAAAAGTTGAGGAAGGAACGTTGACAGGTTGTGCTCTGCGATGAATCAGATCTTAGCGCTCAAGTTTATTTGACGGGACAATTCTGGCAGAATCTTACTTGCTAAGTAATGGAAGCATACCAATAATGTGATGAGCATACAGAAGCTCCTTAAGGTGAATGTGTCTGGCCATCAGCTGCAGAAGTTCCTCATTCTCGCCACCTTCAGTCTCCATTTCTTCTTCTGCCTCTTCTGCTCCCGCACATTGATTGTTCAGTCGCATCCTGCGTTTTTCAATATCCTGAGCAGGGCATCATTGTCgaccaattaaaataaatcagtGCTGTATTGCGCATTTCTATTGCCCTTACCTTGTGTACACGAATCTCCGCCTCCAACCGGTCCCTCTCCATGGTCAGCGCCTTTACGCGGGCCCGCAGCACCTCCACGCGAGTCCGCTGCCGGGGCTGAACTTGGCGGATCCTCGCTTGAGTCTCCAAAGCACTCAAGTGGTTTAAAACTCCTGGGGATGACAGTTATCACTTTTAACCCGGCCGGTAGAGTGGTAGAAAATGGCGCGGGCAGACTAACCGTCCCTTAGCATTGGCATTAGCAAACACCAGGAAAAAGCCTTTTCGATTTCGCGACCGGCCTAACCAGCACCACACTGGTGACTTTTACCTGTGGCTGCCTCCATATCCGTCAGTTTTGTCAcggaaatgttattttcttgtTGAAGAACGAGGACTTAGTAGCGACAACGGTTTTGATTTTAGCGGCTGCTAAAACGTCATCGATATAAGCCCCGCCCACCAAACGTCAGATCCGGAAATTGTTTCCACTCTCCAAACGTcaccattgaaaaaaaaaaaggtcaacattGAAAGGAATACATTATTGCTTGgaagaataataaataatagtgATTACTTaaaaaactttattgtcaaaaTATTATATTCATTGTTGTGGAGGTTTGCACTTATTTAAATGAATCATGCCATGGTATTTTTGCATTGTTCTTCCCACTCTTCATCAATATCATCCACTGAGAGCCCTTTATCAGCCATTGTTTTGCGGTACGCCTGCCCCTCTGCCTCTGCcctgcaacaaaaataaaatgtcaaattgagacaaaatatgaataaatgtaataaatatCACACTCACAAAAGTGCCtcaatgttgttttcttgtctcGGTATAAGACAGCAAATCTTGCCTCTTGTTATAGTAGACATGCAACGTGGACTGAGACCAGTAGTACTTGGTTTGGTCAAAAGGTCTTACGTTTTGAGGAATGTGACACACTCATGGTGTCCATAGATTTGGGCGATACGTGCCGGTTTGTCGCCACCAGCATCCTCCTTGTCCAGGGGGGCGTGGAAGGAGTGCAGGAGCCGCAGGACTGCCAGGGAACCAACCTCGGCTGCAAAGTGCGCTGCGGTCCTGCCCAGCTCAGTCCTCAGGCAGGGCCGTGCTCCATGATCGATAAGAAGCCTTGCCGTTTCCACATCTCCTACGTGAAGAGGCAAGAATACACATTAAGCGCTCCATCTCAAGTCTAGACCCAAAGAACTGTTACCTTTGGCCGCAGCCCAGTGCAGAGGCGTCTTATTGCCCCAGTCCACGTCTCGCTGATTGGGGTCACATTTCTTGCGCCTCAGAATCTCCCGCACCTGATCGAAATCCCTTGCCGCGGCTGCCTGGTGCAACTCTGACATGCTGTCCCAAGCTGGTTGCCTGGCAACAGTGATCAACACGCAGGAACACAAACAGACCAAATCCTGATAGCAATCTTGCCACCTGCTGGAAGGGAAGGAGTCCTTGGGAAGATGGAACTTGAGACATTAGCCTTATGCTACATTGTGAAGATCACAAACTGAGACTAGGTCCCGAACTTCATAAATCTATATGTTGGGATCTGACCTGGTCGAAACAATCATTCACTCAATGGGAAGGCATCCACAGCATTATCAACTTCACCAAAAATCTTTAATgatcttttattcatttattcagtcTTCCAATCATTTGCATTGACATTTGTAAAAAGCTAGACACGGACAGTTCAGCTCGTCCCGCTTTCTCAGCAAGAGTGGACGCCCACTCCAGAAAATCTGCATTGACAAAATCGACAtgaaaaaatgtgcatttagTACATACTGTTTTCCCTCGTAGGGATCGTAATATTTTCCTCAAGATGTTGGTTTCCAGTATTTCTGCATCGCTGCATTGACAGACGTTCCCTCACAAATGATTTCCACCACATGCTGAGGAAGCATCATCTCCGCATGTTCTTCTATATGGGACACCGTCACGACGATGGGTTTATCCACTAGAAGATTGTAAAAGTCGTCATAGACTTCAATCTCCCAGGTGCCCTTAGACTGGTCAAATCCGTTCAGTGAGCACAAAAAAGCCTGGGGTGTATACTCCTGCAGAGTTTGACAGAGAGGTCTCACGTTTTTCACGTCCACGTCCGATTCGTTGCCGTAGTCGATAAACACAACATGGACTTCATCGTCTTGTCGGCTCATGATCAGCGCTCGATACCACTGGTCGTCTGCAGAAAAGAGCGCAAGGCAAGGGCTACCTGGTCCAAAGGTGCTTGAGGACGAAGAATCTGGTTCTACTTGTCCGGCTTCCTGTGCCAGTTTCACCACATCGCTGAGGTCCTCGGTGTCGGCAAACTGACACCAGAAAAAATGGGGCTCCGCCACACACGAAGCGTAGACCATCTCGGCTATGTTTAACGGGATGTTTGGCATCTTGTATGAGAATGATCTTGCATTTTCCTCAAGGTGGGTCATGTTGGATGGTTGTGGTGGGTTGCTGGCTgtttgaatcttttcagtctCAGGCTGTGTGGAAATAGGTTTCCAGAATTTTCGCATGgcctcattcaaatcttgACCTCCGCATTGGACTTTTACTGAGTGTTCTTGAAAGGCACACTCTGAATGTTCTTGTGCACTGAGAACTGTCACGGTGAGAAGCTGATCCACCAGGACATTGTAGAACTCTTCGTAAACTTGATCATCCCACGATCCCTTGGACTTGTCAAATCCATCCAAAGAACACAACAATGCCTGAGGAGCATGTTCAATCAGAGACTGTGGGAGGTATCTCACATCTTTAATGTCCACCTCAGACTCGTTGCCGTAGTCCACAAACACCACACAAACTGTGCTGTCGGTCTTCCAAAGCACTTGAGCGCGATACCACTGGGAGTCTTCGGAAAATACGGCAAGGCACGGACTGCCGGGATTCAAATTCTTGGGGACCTCTGCATCCTTTAAAGTCTCACCGATGCTCTGGGTGAGTCTTGACACCGTGTCCAGGTTTTCAGTTTGGGCGAACTGACACCAGAAGTAACCGGGTCCCACGATGCAGGAGGCGTACATCTCCTCGGACGTGTGGTGAGATATGACTGGGCTGTGATATGCAAAGATCTTCTCAGATGTTGACGTGACAGCATTGATCTCTTTTGGGGTCTCTACCAAAACCTCTGGAGTGCCGTTCAAACATTCCTCgtaaatgatctttttttcaCACTCGGGTACAGGTCCAAGAGTTTGGTTCTGAGACTTGTCCAACACCTGCTCATCTGAAGCACAATTTCCGTTGATGTTTTGATCTTTATTTTGCTCTCCTAGTATTGATATAGATGTGATTTCTTCAGGTAAAAACGCCTTAATTGGTGTGGTGAGCCGTTTTGAAGCAACCTCTTGGTTGACCCGTAGATCTTGGTTGGTCTTTGCGTGTTCCACGAGTGCTACCTTCTCCCGGACAATCATATTGACATTCAGCAGCCCTTCAAATAATTCCACCAAAAGCTTCCCGTCAGCGCCTTTGGCCACCACAGAAACCGTCACAGTTGTGCCAATGGCGTTATTTGCAAACCACTGGTTGACCTCTTTGGGTATGTCGGCCGGAAGACCGAAAAGTCCGAGCAGAACGGCCAATACAGGGACTGACTTTGCCAGGCTAGCTCTGGCAGGCAAAGGTTGAACATCAGATGCATTCGCTGTGAGGGTCTCGCCGTAGTCCACAAAGAGCACCTTGAGTTCTGGAGATGTCTGGACCACTTGACCTCTGTACCATTCGTCATCAACATACCGTGCAAGGCAAAGGGCGTTGGATTTTAGGAGTTCATCTGAACGCTGTGACTTGCAGACTTGCTGTTTGATATCTGCCTGCACTTTGTCAAACAAATGAGAATTTCTGTCGAGCTGGCAGAAGAAGCTATGTACTGTTTTCGAAGAGGTTATCCATGCCTTT
Above is a genomic segment from Syngnathus acus chromosome 22, fSynAcu1.2, whole genome shotgun sequence containing:
- the cenpo gene encoding centromere protein O → MEAATGVLNHLSALETQARIRQVQPRQRTRVEVLRARVKALTMERDRLEAEIRVHKDIEKRRMRLNNQCAGAEEAEEEMETEGGENEELLQLMARHIHLKELLYAHHIIGGYDITETRRGKGVCVTLSTAYEGVYLKTYNLELDVKPTLRITRHNVPPFIALGELSERGSLQDDLRGFLDTLSTQLNAFEGRGQQLKLLKELHPFVTVMESNALCSILVLMLSTPKKKTLLCTLNYTDLKRCLPTGVRFDCEGEMLPESPEWKNNSKLLMETPVHKALGIMKNSACIA
- the LOC119116199 gene encoding ankyrin repeat domain-containing protein 66, with product MSELHQAAAARDFDQVREILRRKKCDPNQRDVDWGNKTPLHWAAAKGDVETARLLIDHGARPCLRTELGRTAAHFAAEVGSLAVLRLLHSFHAPLDKEDAGGDKPARIAQIYGHHECVTFLKTAEAEGQAYRKTMADKGLSVDDIDEEWEEQCKNTMA
- the LOC119116393 gene encoding tudor domain-containing 6 — its product is MCSIPGLPTPGSEVTIEIRRVNTNPKCGLVELWVNIDVSRKQAYDQMKKKIQLPKRNFCASEGKMGDMCLVCIGNVWHRARIVSIQSDTCQVFLLDQGEPYVSTRDSLAWGHSDSFFLPPEIESCILANVLSLKEKWSKKALSFLLSLPEKTLNGVVQHVLMPGRTILLDIPFVSKQMCTLGAMRKLPADEFKGVVLECLTPPKDDAPITAITQDRSVNVQLDDRYFYPELLCGMYETVYVTEVTDPQNVFCSLQIYSKALKTLSEEIQEFYKDLDSGGERPQTCGDPCAARGNNGTWYRSLLKQSIGTDDELVEVAHVDVGKNEHVSVGCIRHMARKFLRMPVVTYHFSLHGADGTRRTAKQNEYLKSILLNKTFVAKLEKQFQDTYSVTFYDGNVACMTAEVVPSAQDEGQQTEIQITTLSGEQDVDQQNLVILNVKSLPEEPLSSTENELDTGTSPSSLCHEKTINDQCSKGSHHEHVLSVGSTVDVTVSCVEGPQKFWCQRTINEENLQRMMEDLQNHYASVQPLPIVKGTCVARNPEDGVWYRARIVTSQHFPEVDVKFLDYGGTRSVPLGDVCPIEPAFLEVEPQAFQCCLFNTKANSASAVFPVTADSQNTGFKCTIKDRICDEGGQPVIVVDFEMPAQSACSLLSPMDTYNYSTYDMKLGTKEKAWITSSKTVHSFFCQLDRNSHLFDKVQADIKQQVCKSQRSDELLKSNALCLARYVDDEWYRGQVVQTSPELKVLFVDYGETLTANASDVQPLPARASLAKSVPVLAVLLGLFGLPADIPKEVNQWFANNAIGTTVTVSVVAKGADGKLLVELFEGLLNVNMIVREKVALVEHAKTNQDLRVNQEVASKRLTTPIKAFLPEEITSISILGEQNKDQNINGNCASDEQVLDKSQNQTLGPVPECEKKIIYEECLNGTPEVLVETPKEINAVTSTSEKIFAYHSPVISHHTSEEMYASCIVGPGYFWCQFAQTENLDTVSRLTQSIGETLKDAEVPKNLNPGSPCLAVFSEDSQWYRAQVLWKTDSTVCVVFVDYGNESEVDIKDVRYLPQSLIEHAPQALLCSLDGFDKSKGSWDDQVYEEFYNVLVDQLLTVTVLSAQEHSECAFQEHSVKVQCGGQDLNEAMRKFWKPISTQPETEKIQTASNPPQPSNMTHLEENARSFSYKMPNIPLNIAEMVYASCVAEPHFFWCQFADTEDLSDVVKLAQEAGQVEPDSSSSSTFGPGSPCLALFSADDQWYRALIMSRQDDEVHVVFIDYGNESDVDVKNVRPLCQTLQEYTPQAFLCSLNGFDQSKGTWEIEVYDDFYNLLVDKPIVVTVSHIEEHAEMMLPQHVVEIICEGTSVNAAMQKYWKPTS